A stretch of Cucumis sativus cultivar 9930 chromosome 2, Cucumber_9930_V3, whole genome shotgun sequence DNA encodes these proteins:
- the LOC116402024 gene encoding B3 domain-containing transcription factor VRN1-like, translating into MHPHFFLSSFLSQYIEQDYSTPFLQQAEFELMASSSHYRSNSIVKQSSGALHNPHFFKVVLDDALKEQKLEIPRKFVREYGLKALLKDQICLKVRDGKEWNVGLTKSNNGTRVWLHYGWEKLVGFYSVKSGYFLVFKYENPSPSFYVVIFDHTATEIEYPVKKTRLDKAKEKVKMETYFDDDCLDLDFKDGDLSSGVKKPTNSRWRPPSTGSQQARAMAEANRFQSMTLNPSFICKIWPSHIHRTKSLSIPKNFADMNLEDSITKIILKASDGRMWSGECGFYWTPKMQRMTFYKYGWKSFIRDNNLAVGDFCVFEMTGKNSTTVAFKVESFRAS; encoded by the exons atGCAcccacacttttttttaagttcattTCTTAGTCAATATATAGAACAGGATTATTCAACACCTTTTCTTCAGCAAGCTGAGTTTGAACTCATGGCTTCTTCCTCTCATTACCGATCAAACAGCATCGTTAAACAATCTAGTGGAGCGTTACACAATCCTCATTTCTTTAAAGTTGTTCTTGATGATGCTCTCAAGGAACAAAAACTT gaAATCCCAAGAAAGTTTGTGAGGGAATATGGCCTAAAAGCTTTGTTAAAGGATCAAATATGTCTAAAAGTGAGGGATGGCAAAGAATGGAACGTTGGGTTGACAAAGAGTAATAATGGAACAAGAGTTTGGTTACATTATGGTTGGGAAAAGCTTGTAGGGTTTTATTCTGTTAAAAGTGGCTACTTTCTTGTGTTCAAATATGAAAACCCATCTCCGAGTTTCTATGTAGTCATCTTTGATCATACTGCCACGGAAATTGAGTATCCCGTAAAGAAAACTCGTCTGGATAAAGCTAAGGAAAAGGTAAAAATGGAGACATATTTTGATGATGATTGTCTTGACCTAG ATTTCAAGGATGGTGATCTTAGCTCTGGGGTGAAGAAACCGACGAACAGCAGGTGGAGGCCGCCGTCGACGGGGAGCCAGCAAGCAAGGGCGATGGCGGAAGCTAACAGATTTCAATCCATGACTTTGAATCCTTCTTTCATCTGCAAGATTTGGCCATCACACATTCATCGCACAAAATCTCTT AGTATACCAAAAAATTTTGCTGACATGAATCTAGAAGATTCTATCACAAAAATAATACTCAAAGCATCAGATGGAAGAATGTGGAGTGGTGAATGTGGCTTTTATTGGACTCCTAAAATGCAAAGGATGACTTTCTATAAGTATGGTTGGAAGAGTTTTATTCGAGACAATAACTTAGCAGTTGGagatttttgtgtttttgaaaTGACTGGAAAAAACAGTACAACAGTCGCTTTCAAAGTTGAAAGTTTTAGGGCTTCTTGA